The DNA segment CGTGCAGGAGATCGTTGAGGCCTACCGCACCTTCGACGAGTCCCGACAGGAGGCCCTGGAGGATGGACGGCGACGGTAGACGCCGGCCCGGCGGGGCGGCCGCGTCGCGAACGGTGCTCGTGAGCGACGAGCAGTCGCGCCCCGTCGACCTCGAGCGCCTCCGCCGGCTCGCCGGCCACGTCCTCGCCGACCGGGGTGTGCCCGCGGGGACGGAGCTGTCGGTGACCTGCATCGACGCCGCGGCGATGGCCGCCCTGAATGGCCGCCACCTCGGCGAGCACGCCCCGACCGACGTGCTCGCCTTCCCGATGGACGCCCCGGGCGAGACGACCCCCGACGAGCCGGCGCTCCTCGGTGACGTCGTGCTGTGCCCGGAGGTCGCCGCGGCTCAGGCCGCGGACCGCGGTGCGCCGGCAGCCGACGAGCTCGACCTCCTGCTCGTTCACGGCATCCTCCACCTGCTCGGCCACGACCACGTCGACGAGGCCGAGCGCGCCGACATGTTCGGCCTGACCGACGCGCTGCTCGCCTCCTTCGCGGGGTCGGCCGCGGGGTCGGCGCCATGACCCCACGGCGCCCCGGCCGAAGGCGCCGCCGATGAGCTCCGCCCACGGGTGGATGCTCGCCGCGGCGTTGCTGCTCGTGCTCGTCGCCGCGTACTTCGCGGCCGCGCAGACCGCGCTGTCGCGCATGACGCTGCACCGGGCCCTCAAGGTCGAGGGCGAGGGCGCCCGCCGTGGCGCCGCCGCCCTCGTAAAGCTGATGGCCAACCCCGCCCGCACGCTGAATCTCCTCGCCCTCCTCGCGCTCGGGGTGCAGGTGACGGCGGCCACGCTCGTCGTCGTCGTCGCGCTCGAGGTGCTGCCGTTGCTGCCGGGGATGGCGGCCGCGGTGATGGTCACGACCACCGCGCTGTTCGTCGGTGCGGAGGTGGCGCCGAAGACGCTCGCGCTGCAGCACACCGACCGGGTGGCGTGCGTGACGGCTCCGGTCGTCGCGCTGCTGACGCGGCCGCTCGCGCCGCTGGCCGGCGCGCTCATCCGCGTCGGCAACGTCCTCGCGCCGGGAAAGGGTCTCGCGCAGGGGCCGTTCGTCACCGAGGACGAGCTGCGCGAGATGATCGACGTCGCCGAGTCCGACGAGGTCATCGAGTCGAGCGAGCGCAAGATGATCCACTCGATCTTCGAGCTCGGTGACACGGTCGTGCGCGAGATCATGGTTCCCCGGCCCGACATGGTCATGGTGTCAGCGGACGAGCCGCTGCGTGCGGTGCTCGACACGATCCTGCGTGCCGGCCACTCGCGCATCCCCGTGTACCGCGACGACCGCGACAAGATCGTCGGCCTCATCTACGCGAAGGACGTCCTGCGCCGGCTGCACGCCCGCGGCGACGAGCACGGCCCCTGGGAGGACCTGCTCCGCCCGCCCTACTTCGTGCCGGAGCTGAAGCCCGTCGATGCGCTGCTGCGCGAGCTGCAGGCCGCGAAGGTCCACCTCGCGATCGTCGTCGACGAGTACGGGGCGACCGCCGGGCTGGTCACCATCGAGGACATCCTCGAGGAGATAGTCGGTGAGATCGTCGACGAGT comes from the Egibacteraceae bacterium genome and includes:
- a CDS encoding hemolysin family protein; translation: MSSAHGWMLAAALLLVLVAAYFAAAQTALSRMTLHRALKVEGEGARRGAAALVKLMANPARTLNLLALLALGVQVTAATLVVVVALEVLPLLPGMAAAVMVTTTALFVGAEVAPKTLALQHTDRVACVTAPVVALLTRPLAPLAGALIRVGNVLAPGKGLAQGPFVTEDELREMIDVAESDEVIESSERKMIHSIFELGDTVVREIMVPRPDMVMVSADEPLRAVLDTILRAGHSRIPVYRDDRDKIVGLIYAKDVLRRLHARGDEHGPWEDLLRPPYFVPELKPVDALLRELQAAKVHLAIVVDEYGATAGLVTIEDILEEIVGEIVDEYDREEILVEDLDADVWRVDARLPVDELNDLLATDLPDEEWDTVGGLLVGLLGHVARPGERVEVDQVRLTAERVTGRRIAKVLVERMPPNGPIELGAGTPA
- the ybeY gene encoding rRNA maturation RNase YbeY, translating into MDGDGRRRPGGAAASRTVLVSDEQSRPVDLERLRRLAGHVLADRGVPAGTELSVTCIDAAAMAALNGRHLGEHAPTDVLAFPMDAPGETTPDEPALLGDVVLCPEVAAAQAADRGAPAADELDLLLVHGILHLLGHDHVDEAERADMFGLTDALLASFAGSAAGSAP